Part of the Carassius auratus strain Wakin unplaced genomic scaffold, ASM336829v1 scaf_tig00217060, whole genome shotgun sequence genome, CCAGAATGTAATGTATAAGAATATGCAATTTTTATTGCAATATGCAGGAATATGCCACGTTTTTATTGGGATATGAAAAAATATGCAACATTTTTATTGCAATATGCAAGATTATGCAACTTTGTAAATGGCAGAACGCAATAATTTGCAAGTTTTTTGTCACAAAATGCAAGAATATTCAATGTTTTTGTCTTGCAATACGCAAGAATATGCAACAgttttattgcaatatttaaaaaatataacgtttttttttcttgcattatgCACGAAAATGTCGTTGTTTTTTttgatattgtaaaaatatgtaaaatatgtaatatgttaGCTATATAAATATGCATGTCTGTAGAATTTTTCACCTTTTCTACCGCATCACAACAAACCACATGATATAAATTGTTATTCCTTAAAGTTATGCACGTAAGTGTAATACACTAGCACTCAGGGTGTCATTTAAATCAAAACTCATTTATGTTACCTCTTCAAATCAGTTTTTCTCCTAGCCGCTGTCATAAGAAGCTCAAAACAGATCCATACTGGTTCAGATCTGTGCGTATTAATGTTTCATGTCACACACTCTGCAGGTGAACACCAATGGCTTCATCTCTCTGAGTCACCCGGCCGATGAGTCTGAGTACCTGGGGAAGATGCCGGCCAGTTTTGGTATGATTGCAGCCTTCCTGGGAGATCTGGACACCACCGATGGGGCCGGGTACGTCTATTTCCGCCAGGATAAAAGCCCTGATGTGCTCCAGAGAGCTGCGGAGCACATCAGACAAGCGTTTCCTTCTGACGAACAGATCGAACCCACTCACGCCATCATCGTCACCTGGGAGAACGTAGCACCTCAAGGTGAACGAGGACCAGGAGGTGAATATATGGTACGTCCCTCAAGTCTGAatcttattaatgttattaagatattaagccggcaagtcaagtcaccttttgaGTTTTTATTGCATTGCAGTCTGCAAGAATATGCAAAGTTATTGTCTTGCAACATGCAACAATATGGAGTTTTGTATTGCAATGTCCATGAATATGCAATTATTGTCTATTGCAAGGATATGCtaagttttttttctgtggaatgcaagaatatgcagttttttttttatttcaatatacaaGAAATTGTAAAGTTATTGTCTTGCAATATGCAATAATATGCAGTTATTGTCTTGAAATATGCAAGACTATGCAAAAAAAATCCTGCAGTATGGaggaatattatatttttttattgcattgcagTATTGAAgaatatgtaatttttatttcaatatataagAAAATGTAAAGTAATTGTCTTGAAATATGCATGAATATTCAAACTTTTTTATTGCAATATGCATGGATATACAgatattgcatttgttttcaaTATACAAGAAAATGTAAAGTTAGCAAGAAtatgttaatctttttttttttttgcaaaatgcatgAATATGCATTATGATAAGTCACACTGATTTCCAATtcactgtatacagtacagataGTTTAAAGCATCTTAACAGTGTTAATCAGAAAGATGTTAATGCTGCAAAGTTCTTCAGCTGTGCAGATTCAGTTCCAATCTATAAAGCAGCACTATTAAAAGAATCTCTTTTCTCATTATCCAGCTGTTTTGCCTTTCCTTCCTGAAATAAAGCTTGTCGTGAATCTGTTTCAGAGAAATACCTTCCAGCTAGTTGTAGCAAACATGGAGTCTGCGTCGTATGCCGTCCTGCTGTATCCGGAGGAGAGCATGCAGTTCGGCTCCACTCTCATtgatgatgaagatcagctgATCGAGGTGGGCTTCAATGAAGGGAAGGTCCAGGGATGGTTCGGGTGGGGGTCCACTCAAGGAGCTTACTATCGCATCACCGGAGACAGCGAGGACTCCATAAGCGCTCTCGCACAGTAAGAGCCCACTTCTGAACAGAGTTATTAGTGTATTATTAATAATCTGAGCTCCACTGATTTCCATTAGAGCGAGTTCACCATGAAAGCAGTGTTTTGATAAATTGAGATATTCTCCTTTCTCAGGGAGACAAACTCGGGCCGGCCTGGCGTTTGGGTCTACGAGATCGGCACGTCTCCGTTATTCACCTCCATCACACCCGGAGTGGTCACGGAGGTCACAGGGGTCACGGAGGTCACaggggtcacagaggtcacggagGTCACAGGGGTCAcggaggtcacagaggtcacgtcTGAGGAGACTGTGGTGGACTCTCTGGTCCCGGAGCCGTCAGTCCCGTGGATTCGACACCATGAGGATCTTCTGACCTCCGAAGCGCCGTATGAACCTCTCTCCACCAGTCCAGAGCCGTTCGGAGAGTCGTCCACCCCTGACGAGCCTCAGCATCGTTATCGTTTCGTTCAGCCTCAGCAGCCACAGAACCCGCAGGTGCTGATCATCGATGAAGACGAGCTGAACGTCGACGGTGAGACACAAACACTGATGATGTTCAGCACAACAAGTCTACACTGTGTCCATATCAAACGTTCCTTTATATTTCCTGCCAGTGTTTTCGTATAATTACGAGACGTGCTCCAGCAACAAGCACAAGTGCTCTGTGTTTGCCGACTGCAGAGATTACGCTGATGGATACTGCTGTCACTGCAAACCTGGTTATTACGGCAACGGCAAGGATTGCATCGCCGAGGGTGAGTCGCAACggtttaacaaaaacacacaataaaaaaaatataataatatcctCACTTAAAatcatgtgaaataaaataaaataaatgttaaatatatgaatgaaaaaagtattttatttcattttttatcatttaaatatctaaatataaaactgaaatataaaaacgatattgtaaaaaaagttttttacaaaAAGCTAAATcagtaaactaaaattaaagtgaaaattaaaaaatataaactaattttaaatgttaataaaaatatatactattatattttaattaaattaaaatttgcaatttttttatttgaaaaaaaaaactatagaaattttaaaaagtaatgataATAGAATTGACGAAAAATTATACAaacttaatcaaattaaaattaaaacagaaaatataaaaataacacaaaattcaaaatattaataaaaattataatagtatattttaATAACACTGGGTCACATCATTTTAAATCTAAACATACATAATCAGTATATGTATCATTTAATTTGCAATAGGGTTAATTTAGagttaatttaaactaaatataaaagcataaacaattttttaaatcattaaaaaatattgtaacatgaattaaatgtaaaaataaataaaaaatatataataataaatatatgtattaaaaaaatcagtctgtaaaataaaaaaatagttttaaatgaaaacagaaaatatatattttaaaaacattttcaaaatatctatagaaatgtaagtatatgtatagatacatacaataaatatataattttattaatttatattttattgtttcattttgtgtctttttttattgtttcggttttttaattaagtgtatcaagttaaactaaataaaaatgagaaatgttgctttgacaacaaactgaaataaatgatttttaaaaacatttttaataatatttaacatttatttaaaaaactattattatttttaaatggttttagttttaattaatgataataaaactgATCCCAAGCATTAATATGAAAGTCCTTCATCATTTCTTAATAAACAACATTAAATCCCTGAATGTGATATGTGAGCATTGAATGATCCCGTAGTTTTCCGAATCTCCAGGCAAGCCTCAGAGGATGAACGGGAAGGTCAGTGGCAGGATCTACGTGGGTGATTCTCCGTCTCCTGTGGAGTTTTCTAACAACGACCTGCATTCGTACGTGGTGACTAACGACGGTCGAGCGTATATCGCCATCAGCAGCATCCCGTCCAGCATCGGTCCGTCTCTACAGCCGCTGCCGGCTCTGGGTGAAGCCATCGGATGGGCCTTCGCTCTGCAGCAGCCCGACTACCACAACGGCTTCAGCATCATCGGTGAGTCCTGATCAATAATCACTCAGGCTACTGCTTCCTCCTTgtctcttaaaaagaaaaaaataaatgaatgtttgtgatgtagcccgaccgatatgggttttatTGGGGACCGATACTGATACCGATATTAGGGAGTCAAAATCGGTTAGTGCTATGTATattaccgatatatcggccgatattcttTGTGTAAAATATACCAGTCAgaagtttggacactttcccattCGTGTGTTTTTGACTGGTActatatatagaatacagtataaacataaacaatttttttgtaaTGGTCACTCAAATGCGTTGATCAATTGAGGCAGGGCTTTTGACAATTTAACGATAAACTGTATTATCcaaaatgagtctgacatcagTGCACTGAACAGTAAAGTTgaagtttatttaactttatttaaattctatTCACTTCTGAACATTTATTCAAAGATTTGCGCTACTGTCCTTCGTATCGGAGGCAAAttcacaaatacatatatatattatatgtatat contains:
- the LOC113099824 gene encoding nidogen-1-like encodes the protein MALVRSVGLLALLGSVRCLSREQLFDYGIRFGDKILDSATDSVRELELEQTLFFFKGKFDKVYVNTNGFISLSHPADESEYLGKMPASFGMIAAFLGDLDTTDGAGYVYFRQDKSPDVLQRAAEHIRQAFPSDEQIEPTHAIIVTWENVAPQGERGPGGEYMRNTFQLVVANMESASYAVLLYPEESMQFGSTLIDDEDQLIEVGFNEGKVQGWFGWGSTQGAYYRITGDSEDSISALAQETNSGRPGVWVYEIGTSPLFTSITPGVVTEVTGVTEVTGVTEVTEVTGVTEVTEVTSEETVVDSLVPEPSVPWIRHHEDLLTSEAPYEPLSTSPEPFGESSTPDEPQHRYRFVQPQQPQNPQVLIIDEDELNVDVFSYNYETCSSNKHKCSVFADCRDYADGYCCHCKPGYYGNGKDCIAEGKPQRMNGKVSGRIYVGDSPSPVEFSNNDLHSYVVTNDGRAYIAISSIPSSIGPSLQPLPALGEAIGWAFALQQPDYHNGFSIIGGVFTRQAEVVFQPGNERLTIRQEFSGIDEHDHLMISTELDGRIPEVPRGATVQIQPYREIYQYSSNRESTSDRFNSIQ